The Gossypium hirsutum isolate 1008001.06 chromosome A13, Gossypium_hirsutum_v2.1, whole genome shotgun sequence nucleotide sequence CTAAACCTTGTCGACCGTCTATAATCCTATGGATAAGCCATATTCTGCTCATCAATTACATTAGTTGCATCCATAAACTTAGAAACATTGGAGGTGATTATAGATGTTCTCAGCCTCTTTTACTATCTAGGCCTTCCATTATGTCGTCCTCAAGATCTTGTACCATCATATCCTAACCCGATTCAATTGAAGTTCCTGTCTGATCCTTTAATTCCATTGGAAAATTTCGTTCCAAGTTTATCCCCAATATTGGGTTAATCGGTCTCCTAATTTCTGATAAGATCTTACCTCTTAATGTTCGCTCACCCGATCTCATCCCCCACACGCCTCTCGAAATCTCTGTACCATCATCTTCCCACAGCCAAACACTAGTCATGGTGCTAAATTTCCTAGTCGGCGCCCTCAATGAAATATCCTATCCTACCTCCTCTTTCTTGAAATCCCTGCTCAACCAATCTGGATAGAAATTGTCTCTATGGCTAAGATGTCCACAAATGAAGCAAAATAACATGAGTTTTTCGTACTGAAATCTCACATTGATAAAACTAGATAGCAAGATTTGAATTTTCTTTCTATGTTTCAATAAAAGTCGCTCTTCAATCCTTTAATTCGTAAGCACTATTTAAAACTCAAAGAGATCTACTTTGAATCATACACCTCAAATATCCCTATAAAATTACCAAACTGTTTTGCCACCGTTTCGAAAAAAATCCTAGAGGGAGATCATGAATTTGGACCCAAAACCAATAAAAGATCAATGGTATTTACATTGGATCTTCATTATTTTCAAGCCGATGAAATACCAACAAATGATTATTAAACGTCCATGGTGTACCCTTTACCACCCTATTAATGTCCACCCTATTGTAAAACCTAAACAAATACCTCTTTTCGCCCAGATCCAAGATCTATACACCACCCAGGGGTGCCAAAGATTAGCCATGGTGTTTTACATTGCTAGAAAATGGACCACACTAGTCATTAGGAAACACTCCGCtaaatataaatcaaacaattttgGTTGCATCTCGAATCCATTGTGAAATTGCCAAGCCTCCTCCTCTCCTTCGTTAATACTAAGCCCTGCCAAATCCTTCTCCACTGGAACCAAAAAACCTTAAATCTCCCCACCGATCAACTCTACTTAGCACGccaataaagaaacccaaaagcAAACATGATAGAagaatcataatcaaattcaaagACCAGAATCATGCCACATAAAGGACAAATGAAAACGTGCCATTTCAGCAGACTTTGTAAATTTAAGGCTAAATATATTGGTTTATGACATTTTAtaagattatatttttttaaaaaaattaagagaagAAGCTAGAAAAGGTAAAAAATCCTTTGACAGATAGTAGATTTTCAAATATACTTTATAATGTtgttaataaatttaaatcaataaaatcaTTAGCCTTCTATCTTTAAAATGgcgatttaaattttttaaaaattacatggAATGACTAAAGAAGATATCAATATATCATTGAGCATTAATTATGTGAACAAGTaagaataaaattttcaagtttgaacTTAACATCAATAATTAGAGCTACTATTAATTGGACattttaatgataatataaaaatagaagGATGGAATCAAATCACGAATTTCAGAATAAGACTAAAATCAAGATTAGACCtcataattttctatatttttttagtCACGTGTTGGGTCTTCTCCTTCGGTCCTCCTCGACGACTCCGTCAAGTCATACACGCAAAAACACAACCATCCTATATCTTttgtaataaattaattattcttttttcattaaaaaaattaaatccaaatcTCTTCTCGAATCAGAAACCGACACGGTTCAATAAATAGCAATATCGTTGAATTAGATGGGTAAATGAGTCATTTAGCTTGCTGCCGAAATAACCTCGCCCACAATTAGTAGCAACAAAAATTTCACAATAAGatcaaaatgattaaaataaaaatatctttttggccaacaaatgattaaaataatttatggGGTTCTCAATTTTGCTTTTTTTTCCATGCCTTTGAGAAAATTGTCTTCTTGCTGACAGTAATTGTTATGAGCATTGCACAACTCTCTCTATTTTCCCAAAATCTGTCTACTTCCATAAAGATTTTCGCTTTCAAAAATGAAGGTGTGGATTGCTGTGTTGATTGTATCATGGGCTTATTGGATATCCATAGTTGAACCATCGTGTTGCATTGCTGTAACAGAAAATGAGCACAAGCTCAAGATTTACACAGTGAGATTCACCACTGAAAGAGCCACCAGGAACTCTTATCTGATGTTTATGAAGGATCTGTACAATGCATTGACAGAGCGTGCAGATAGAAGCGGAGACATACCGATATTGCCTCCCCGATCTGCACAGCCTACTGATCCTCGGCAATATGTTCTGGTAGAGCTCTCAAATGGTTACCAAACTGTCACATTAGCCTTGAATGTCAGTAATGTGTATATCTTGGGTTATCATGCAAGTGCGGGCTCCTATTTCTTTAGCGATGTCCCAAACGATGTACGTAATGCTTTGTTCCCAGGCAGTAGTGGCCTACCCTTTACAGGCAGATATGGGGCACTTGAGGGTGCTGCGGGAGTAGGTGACGGAAGGGAAATCCCTCTGGGAATGAATGAACTACGCCAACATATTGATAACCTGAATTGCATCAACCCTAATAATAACCGTGCCCCTATCGCAAGAGCCCTCGTAGTTTGCATCCAGATGGTTTCCGAAGCTGCGCGAATGAGAAACATCCAGCAACAAATACTTGCAGTTGCAGAGCCTCACGCGGATGGCACTTATGGAACGTTTAATCCAGATGGCTTAATGACGGAGTACGAAACCAGCTGGGAGGACATTTCCTCCGCCATTCAATCTGCAACAGATGGAATCTTCGCAAGCGCAGTTCGTTTAGTATATGATGCTCAAGAATTGGTTTTAAGCACCCTGAGGCAAGTTATTTTCATCATTGCATTAATGCCAATGGAATGTAACCCAAGACCTAATTTGCAGTTTTTGCGTATGTCAACCTCAACTTCTTCTTTGAGATCCAGTGGCTTGGTAGATAACAGTGACACTTGTGAAAAAGTGTTAGCACCAACCTCACATATTACTGGACAAAATGGTTTCTGCGTTGATGTATACGAGGGGATCTACCACGATGGAAACAAAGTAATCTTATGGGAATGTGGACAGAACCAAGCCAATCAATTGTGGACATTGACATCAAATGATAACACAATTCGATCTGGCGGAAAATGCTTAACCACTTATGGATACAGCTCCCAAAattatgtgatgatctatgattgCGACACGGCTGTTCCTGATGCCACCAAATGGGAAATCGCAGTGATGGAACAATAAGAAATCCCAGATCTGGGCTAGTTTGACGGGTAGTAGAGATAGCTCAGGTATGATTAATTTGGTTGTGGATCATAAGTTTGACGCTTCTAGGCAAACTTTCTATGCCAGCAACAATACAAAGCCAGCAGTGACCACCATTGTCGGTTACAAAGGCATGTGCTTGCTAGCAAGTGGAAGTCGGGTGTGGCTGGAAGACTGCGTGAGCAACGATGCTAAACAACAATGGGCGATATATCCAGATGGGACCATCAGGCCCCAAAAGAATAGAAACGGGTGCCTCAAGTATGCAAACGATTATAGTGGGTTGGTCAACGTGGCTACGTGTGATGGATTTGTTGAGGAACGATGGGTATTTCGAAATGATGGAACCATTTTGCATAAGATGACTGAGATGGTAATGGATGTGCATGATCCTACTGCAACCCTTCTTGAGGTCTCGGTCAATCATTATAGCAATCAACAATTTAGCCAGATTTGGTTTCAGGTGCAaccatgaaaacaaaaaaaaagcataTGCTGGTGTCTTTCCATGTATTGAATGAATAAATGCTGGGATGATCATGTACCCAACACCATTTGCTAATAGACactttttatcttcttcaataaCTAGTCTATTCTAATCTAACATAACATTTCAAGCAATTAGTACTATGTGGATGCATCTCGATTACAAGAACATTGAAGTTTGCTAATCCTGACCTGATAAACGGTCTAGTTTATTGCAACAAGATTTGTCAGTTACATCAACCTTGAGGGTGCTCAATCATTGTAACATCAATGGTAGCAAGGCAATAAGCacacaataaataaaaataaaaaatcaataggaTTGTTTTTCCTATGGCTATTTAGCTAATAGCCTTTATCATTAATGCCAATCTCAAGAAGGGTCCTCAATGCTTGTTTTCTGATTACTTTGCTATAAAACCCTCTTCCCAACTTCATTGCTCTCTCAAATTCCACCACACCACCACTCTTCTTCAGTCCTTCTACAACAACCTTCAACAGTCTCTCATCACTTCCCATGACTTCTACCACACTATCCACAACAGCCTCCATTGGTGGAATCCGCCTGCCCCACCGTTTCATTGACCTATCTGAACCATATACCTCAGCATACGCAGCCCAAAACGAGGCCCTCAAGTAGCCCTTCCCTTTTCCCCTCACTGCCCATCTCTTCATACCTTCCTCCAACCTAAAAACTGCACCACCTACATCTACCCCTTTCTCAAGGCCTATCTCAATCTCCCTCAACTCTTGCTTGGAACAAACAGCTTCCTCGATCTTGCATCGGCCACATCTGCAGTTAAATCCCCATGACAATGACATTTCCACACGCTTTTCCAATGGAGAAAGTGCATCAAGTGATCTCTTCACCAGCCTTGACATCCCTAGAAGCATGAACAATAACATAGTCCCCTACATGCAAACGTCTTGCATTTGGATTGCATGAATGATTGATGAAGGAAACTAGTATCCATAACCCAACACCGTAAAAATCACTGTTTTTCCCCAACACTTTAGCTGAAACTGCCTCTTCCACAAGAGAATTGACATCCAATATGCTTAATATCTTATCCATATCAAGCTTCTGATCATTTGAACATCCATTTTCTTCAATCTCAGGTCTGAAGATACTCATATCAGGAACTTCAAGCCCCGCTTCATTTTCACCTGTGGATAGCATATCAATCAGAAGCTGTGTTCTTTGACATCTAGTGACAGCTTCCTTAACTTTATCTATAAAATTCTTCCACATAACAAGCTGTGCATTTTCAGCTGAATCTTGACCACCCAGTATACCCCTTTCAATTGCAATTGCCTTAGTGACTAAAACCAAAGTCCCAGCATCAATATTCTTTGTTGCAAACAAGCCACGCCCACTAATCTCAGACCTGTTAACCTTCACTGGACCGATATATTCAGCAAGTTCTAGAGGTTTTCCTCGGAACCCATTAAGGACCCAATCAGAAAGATCGAAACTTCCTGTCCTAGATTGAAACTCAAGCTTTTTACATTTCTCTAAATACCCATTAACAATATCGAGATTCCCATTACCCTGAGGATCAAAGAGGGCTGCTTTGAAGCAGTCCAAGGCATTGAAATATCTATTCAAACAAACAAGATCTTACCTTTGCAAATCAATGTCCTGAAATGGGTAGCTTCGATTTGAAGTGCTTGGTCGCAATCATTAAGAGCTTGGGTGAAATGTTGGAGCTTTGACCTTGCCTCAGCTCGGTTAGAGAAGGCAACACAGAGGGATTTGTGGAGCTTGGGGAGATGACCAGGGTCAGAATGTTGATGGGTGTTTGAAATTTGGGATTGGCAAAGGTCGATTAACTCTGAGTAAAGTTGAATGGAATCTCGCCATTCTTCTCTGAGGAGAAGCTCAGTGGCTTTTGATCTGAGCTGCTGCATTTGCTCTTCAGCGCCGGACATGGCTATATCCCCTTTTGATTTGTTTGTGTgtatggttttttatttttatttttatttttattttttgcttctgCTTGCTGGTTTTAAATTTTGAGAGTAATGAATTATGTAACGGTCATGTCATTTtgggcttttttttttctttattctcttaTCTAATTTTGAACTTTTCTATAATGGATCTTCTTCTTTGACAACATCAACCGCTACATCAGTCTTGTTTATTTCAGTGAAATTTTTGGTCAATGCAACCGACTAAAACATGAGTTAATTGACATGGGTTAGGACACGTAATTAGgctcaattaatttaaaaatttctaaaaatattttatttaaatgattttgggtaaaaagttattaaattaaatttggattcaaatcattcaaatattttagttaaatctTTCAAGTCACACTATACAAACTTGGAAGGTCAGTGTATAAAGTTGACACAGTATATAAGTCTTATGGTTTAATTGATTGCTTATTGAAAGTTCTTTTTATTATCTTAGTTTATGGCAGTAAACTTGcattaaaaatgaaaagttaatgTGCAATAACAACATTCAAATCTCAAAAGATTTGCATTATACGGGGACTTATTTAcattataacaaaatttacttcAACTTGGGAGTCAACAGAACTAGTAATAACATGGGCCTCAGCCTCAAAAATTCCTCAAAACGCAATAGTTTGTATCCCTCAGCTAGGGTTCCAATCTTGAGAGTTCAACCATGAAAGCCTGGTAGCTGTAGTACCATCCAGACAGTATCATCAACATAGAGACATGTCCAATCTTGCGCAGAATCCCAAGTTACATCCAGCTTTACTTGCATAAATCTTGTCAGAACTCGGAAGTATGGTGATTCTAGAGAAGGACCAGCTTTAACAGAATCATACTAGCTAATTAAGCGAAAAGGTGTCAACCATTCGTGGCAAATATGAAACAAAGATCCTATGGAAATTTTCATGTTCACCTGTTAGGCCAACAGCAAAGTAAGACAGCCCAATTTTAGAATATATCAAGTTTAACAAGATACAAATCCAGAAAGCATCTCATAAGTATTGAATACATTTCCGAAAGGGGATTGCACCCTTCAATTTCTCAGATTATCCTTACCAGTGCTACCTGTTAAATGCTTTATAATTGACGGCCGATTACTATATCAGCTGATTATTACTTCTTCAAAAAGTACATTCCATCTCGGAGCTCTAATTTTTCTTCAGAAACTAGACCTGATAAGAAGCTCTGAAGCTGTTGGAGTGATTTATCATATGGAGGGTCGGCTACACAAAACATCTGAAAGCAACATGTTGACTTACGTTAGCAGTTATGTGACTTTTATTCAATATTAAGTGTGGGGGCATCTCAAAACATCCTACCTTTAGAGTATTATGAATTCGATCTAATGCCATGCTGCCAAAATTTGTAAGCATACCCAAGATGAATTTCTACAATGACCTAAATTCTGGTTAGAGAGCATCAGCAAGGAAAATGGCATATGGAAAACTATTCACATGCATCACATACCTCATATACAGTCATTTCTTTACGTAGTTGATCCTCAACAGAAGCCACAGATCTCTCTGCCTCCTCGTCACCAGCTAGAAGCTCCTCGCAGTTTCCAGTAATACCACTGTTTTTGCCAGCTTCAATCATGCCCTCCACTAGGGTAAATACATGGTTGCTAGGATCTGTTCCTAGTGATTCAGTAAGAACACCCTGGATACAAGATTTAGTGAGGATAATAACTTTGTTAATGGACTTCATTTTCCAATCATTCCTGTATTGATTACCAAAAAATGCCAAATTTCTACCTACTAGAAACTTTTAGCTCCTACTTGCGAGGGAAAATGCCAAGAAATTTGTACCaacaacaaatcaaaacaatgcaGAATATGTACTTCGAAATTGAGAACTAATAACTAAAAAGCTAGTAACTGAGAAGGAAGATTTGCATCAACTTCCCGATAACGTTCCAAACCACAACTGCAGAGGGAAATTTACCATATTACTTATATCTTGAGAGGCAAATACATTTTGGCATTACAATAGAATAACACATTGAAGATCAAGGGGCTGCCTCAAGCTATTACGTGGCAAAAggaaatttcataattttgaaCTGGgaacattttttttttatatggaagaaCATGAATTAGTTAAACATACCTTACTTATCCAAAAGCTTATCCTCCTGTTGAGCACATCAACAGGGATCCCAGTAGCAGCAGCAAGATTCTTAGAGGTCCAACTGAAAGTGGAaaacaaacataccattttcatatGAACAATAAGATGCAAAGTGTTTGTGATTGTTGAAAGTACCTCGTTTGGTCTTGAAATTGCATTATAATTGCTGCATGCACAGGAGCAACTGTAAATTGCATTACCTTGTCCTCGAATTGCAACTCCAACTACAATAGTTTCAttaattaaaagcataaatgTTAGTTATGTCATATTGGTAAAGCAATAAGAATAATTGATACTAAAAAGGGCATTCATTGGCATTCACAAATTACACTTTGAAAGACCTAACCTTGACTGTTCCAAGATTTTTCTTCCAAATTAGCTTTCGAGGAGTCTTAATTTGATGAAACCTTCTTGCATAATCAGAGAGCAGCTGATCAACAGGTTCAGGAATGATAAGTGCCTCATCCTGAAAATTTCCAGAACATTTATGAAAAAGTGACCACGATAATGAGAAACACTAGATTACttcaaaaaaagagaaaggatttCGATCAGTACCATAAGCATGGGCAACAAGGAAACTACAAGTTTGTTGG carries:
- the LOC107894520 gene encoding abrin-a translates to MVRAKEQQAQYWTYMESRDLAFKRSLVKSVNFGITANEGETIAKEPEKTTSLNIENKEEEEKGETTTATTATTKGKDPVPSTPPASTTAQDRDVNHLVHELMETNEGDEMNPMKRKLGIKPVPINPLTRPNKVWIAVLIVSWAYWISIVEPSCCIAVTENEHKLKIYTVRFTTERATRNSYLMFMKDLYNALTERADRSGDIPILPPRSAQPTDPRQYVLVELSNGYQTVTLALNVSNVYILGYHASAGSYFFSDVPNDVRNALFPGSSGLPFTGRYGALEGAAGVGDGREIPLGMNELRQHIDNLNCINPNNNRAPIARALVVCIQMVSEAARMRNIQQQILAVAEPHADGTYGTFNPDGLMTEYETSWEDISSAIQSATDGIFASAVRLVYDAQELVLSTLRQVIFIIALMPMECNPRPNLQFLRMSTSTSSLRSSGLVDNSDTCEKVLAPTSHITGQNGFCVDVYEGIYHDGNKVILWECGQNQANQLWTLTSNDNTIRSGGKCLTTYGYSSQNYVMIYDCDTAVPDATKWEIAVMEQ
- the LOC107894521 gene encoding agglutinin-like, producing the protein MINLVVDHKFDASRQTFYASNNTKPAVTTIVGYKGMCLLASGSRVWLEDCVSNDAKQQWAIYPDGTIRPQKNRNGCLKYANDYSGLVNVATCDGFVEERWVFRNDGTILHKMTEMVMDVHDPTATLLEVSVNHYSNQQFSQIWFQVQP